The following proteins are co-located in the Camelina sativa cultivar DH55 chromosome 12, Cs, whole genome shotgun sequence genome:
- the LOC104730850 gene encoding beta-carotene 3-hydroxylase 1, chloroplastic, with protein MAAGLSTAVTFKPLLRSFSSSSDFRLRHSKLTALSPPLPSLRFKSFSVCYVVEERRQSSPIENDERPEESTSSTTAIDAEYLALRLAEKLERKKSERFTYLIAAVLSSFGITSMAVMAVYYRFSWQMEGGEISMLEMFGTFALSVGAAVGMEFWARWAHRALWHASLWNMHESHHKPREGPFELNDVFAIVNAVPAIGLLSYGFFNKGLVPGLCFGAGLGITVFGIAYMFVHDGLVHKRFPVGPIADVPYLRKVAAAHQLHHTDKFNGVPYGLFLGPMELEEVGGNEELDKEISRRIKSYKKSLGSGSSS; from the exons ATGGCGGCAGGACTCTCAACCGCCGTTACATTCAAACCACTCCTCCgctctttctcctcctcctccgattTCCGCCTCCGCCACTCGAAATTAACTGCTTTATCCCCTCCTCTTCCGTCTCTCCGATTCAAAAGCTTCTCGGTCTGTTACGTCGTCGAAGAACGGAGACAGAGCTCTCCGATTGAGAACGACGAGCGGCCGGAGGAGAGCACGAGCTCGACAACCGCCATAGACGCCGAGTACCTGGCGTTGCGTTTGGCGGAGAAATTGGAGAGGAAGAAGTCGGAGAGGTTCACTTATCTAATCGCTGCTGTGTTGTCTAGCTTCGGTATCACTTCCATGGCTGTTATGGCTGTTTACTACAGATTCTCTTGGCAAATGGAG GGAGGTGAGATCTCAATGTTGGAGATGTTTGGTACATTTGCTCTCTCTGTTGGTGCTGCT GTTGGTATGGAGTTTTGGGCAAGATGGGCTCATAGAGCTTTATGGCATGCTTCTCTATGGAACATGCATGAG TCACATCACAAACCAAGAGAAGGACCATTTGAGCTAAACGATGTGTTTGCTATAGTAAACGCAGTTCCTGCGATTGGTCTGCTCTCTTATGGATTCTTCAATAAAGGACTCGTTCCTGGTCTCTGCTTTGGCGCC GGGTTAGGAATAACGGTGTTTGGAATCGCATACATGTTTGTTCACGATGGTCTGGTGCACAAGCGCTTCCCTGTAGGTCCTATAGCCGACGTCCCTTACTTACGAAAAGTCGCCGCCGCTCATCAG CTACATCACACGGACAAATTCAATGGTGTACCATATGGACTGTTTCTTGGACCCATG GAACTGGAAGAAGTCGGAGGAAATGAAGAGTTAGATAAAGAGATTAGTCGGAGAATCAAATCATACAAAAAGAGCTTGGGTTCCGGGTCGAGTTCTTGA
- the LOC104730849 gene encoding glutaminyl-peptide cyclotransferase codes for MATTRSLYKRQTKRSMIQSLPASRRFISRKRIAIMMVPLALFSGLVFLFFMPFNSWGQQPSGSLDLSHRIHEIEVVAEFPHDPDAFTQGLLYAGNDTLFESTGLYGKSSVRKVSLRTGKVEVLEKMKDSYFGEGLTLLGEKLFQVAWLTNTGFTYDLRNLRKVKPFRHHMKDGWGLATDGEVLFGSDGTSTLYRMDPQTMKVSDKFTVRYNGREVRYLNELEYINKEVWANVWQSDCIARISPKDGSLLGWILLPKLRQGLLRSGHGGIDVLNGIAWDSEKQRLFVTGKLWPKLYQIKLKPASAKSGKYLERQCLV; via the exons ATGGCGACCACAAGATCGCTTTATAAGAGACAAACGAAGCGATCGATGATTCAGTCTCTTCCTGCTTCTCGCAGATTCATTTCCAGGAAGAGGATCGCTATAATGATGGTTCCTCTCGCTCTCTTCTCCGGACTcgttttcttattctttatgCCATTTAACAGTTGGGGTCAACAACCATCTGGCTCGCTGGATCTCTCTCATAGGATCCATGAAATCGAAGTAGTTGCTGAGTTTCCTCATGACCCTGACGCGTTTACTCAG GGTCTTCTTTATGCGGGAAACGATACTCTCTTTGAATCGACTGGTTTATACGGGAAG TCGTCAGTGAGGAAAGTGTCTCTACGAACAGGAAAG GTTGAAGTtcttgagaagatgaaagattcATACTTTGGAGAGGGTTTAACACTCCTTGGTGAAAA GCTCTTTCAAGTCGCATGGTTGACCAACACTGGTTTCACGTATGACCTTCGCAACTTAAGAAAA GTAAAACCTTTTAGACATCATATGAAAGATGGATGGGGACTGGCTACCGATGGAGAAGTGTTGTTTGGAAGTGATGGCACTTCTACTCTATACCGGATGGACCCTCAAACAATGAAAG TTTCTGATAAGTTTACGGTCAGATATAATGGCCGTGAGGTACGTTACCTTAACGAACTGGAGTACATAAACAAAGAAGTTTGGGCAAACGTGTGGCAG TCTGATTGTATTGCTAGAATATCACCCAAGGACGGATCCCTGCTTGGATGGATACTGCTTCCAAAACTAAG ACAAGGATTGCTGAGATCTGGACATGGG GGTATTGATGTCTTGAACGGCATAGCATGGGACAGCGAGAAGCAACGCCTCTTTG TAACGGGGAAACTGTGGCCAAAGCTGTACCAAATCAAGCTAAAACCGGCATCAGCAAAGAGCGGAAAATATCTCGAGCGCCAATGCTTGGtatga
- the LOC104730852 gene encoding uncharacterized protein LOC104730852, protein MDHMVCKQQVQPVIRKVKKKHGKDEFDRVKQAEKKKRRLEKALATSAAIRAELEKKKKKRLEEQQRLDEEGAAIAEAVALHVLLGEDSDESSPRVMLSEEKGFTMDLCRDERTSYAPRQRCASYAVQGIGFGLGDSNWSISYKPFVKDVWDNNMGTSADLIAAQAVSSLQISENADGNSLVFETMFQG, encoded by the coding sequence ATGGATCACATGGTGTGTAAGCAGCAAGTTCAGCCAGTCATtaggaaagtgaagaagaaacatggtaaAGATGAGTTTGATCGTGTCAAACAagctgaaaagaaaaagagacgtCTGGAGAAAGCTCTTGCTACTTCTGCAGCCATCCGGGCtgagcttgagaagaagaagaaaaagagattggAAGAACAACAAAGGTTAGATGAAGAAGGGGCTGCCATTGCAGAGGCTGTTGCTCTTCACGTCCTACTGGGTGAAGATTCTGATGAGTCATCTCCTCGTGTCATGCTTAGCGAGGAAAAGGGTTTCACAATGGATTTGTGTAGAGATGAAAGGACCAGCTATGCTCCTCGCCAAAGATGCGCTAGCTATGCGGTTCAAGGGATTGGGTTTGGACTAGGAGACAGTAACTGGTCAATATCATATAAGCCTTTCGTGAAGGATGTTTGGGATAACAACATGGGAACATCTGCGGATTTGATTGCTGCTCAGGCTGTTTCATCACTACAGATTTCTGAGAACGCTGATGGGAACTCTCTTGTCTTTGAAACAATGTTCCAGGGATGA
- the LOC104730855 gene encoding uncharacterized protein LOC104730855: MDHHTVCKQVQPVVRKAKKKHGKDEFDRIKQAEKKKRRLEKALATSAAIRAELEKKKQKRLEEQQRLDEEGAAIAEAVALHVLLGEEDSDDSSPRVNIGCQGKGFKMDLFRDEKSSLLPRQSCASYAVQGIGFMSSGYGYGLGDSHWSPFTRDSWDNNMGISADLIAAQAVSSLQISENADGNAFVFNGMFRG, encoded by the coding sequence ATGGATCATCATACGGTGTGCAAGCAAGTTCAGCCTGTCGTTAGGAAAGCTAAGAAGAAACATGGTAAAGATGAATTTGATCGTATCAAACAagccgagaagaagaagagacgttTGGAGAAAGCTCTTGCTACTTCTGCAGCCATTCGAGCTgagctggagaagaagaagcagaagagattGGAAGAACAACAAAGGTTAGATGAAGAAGGGGCTGCCATTGCTGAGGCTGTTGCTCTTCACGTCCTCCTGGGCGAAGAAGACTCTGATGATTCATCTCCTCGGGTCAATATTGGCTGCCAAGGAAAGGGTTTCAAGATGGATCTATTTAGAGATGAAAAAAGCAGCCTTCTTCCTCGCCAAAGCTGCGCTAGCTACGCGGTTCAAGGGATTGGGTTTATGTCAAGTGGTTATGGCTATGGCCTTGGAGACAGTCACTGGTCGCCATTTACCAGGGATTCTTGGGATAACAACATGGGCATATCAGCTGATTTGATTGCTGCTCAGGCTGTCTCATCTCTGCAGATATCTGAAAACGCTGACGGGAACGCCTTTGTGTTTAATGGGATGTTCCGGGGATGA
- the LOC104730846 gene encoding LOW QUALITY PROTEIN: ABC transporter G family member 4-like (The sequence of the model RefSeq protein was modified relative to this genomic sequence to represent the inferred CDS: substituted 1 base at 1 genomic stop codon), which yields MESYTLATSSISYAKPLSPYFLTAEQPSYILRNISLTSHPSQILAIVGPSGAGKSTLLDILAARTSPTSGSILLNSVPINPSSYRKISSYVPQHDAFFPLLTVSETFTFSASLLLPKDPLKVSNAVASLLRELNLTHLAHTRLGQGLSGGERRRVSIGLSLLHDPEFLLLDEPTSGLDSKSASDVVQILKSIATSRQRIVILSIHQPSFKILSLIDRVLLLSKGTVVYHGRLDSLEAFLLSKGFTVPPQLNSLEYAVEILQSLQDPYENASIALPDHFPESKKQNTKHSIVRYKSSRLTEISLLSRRFWKIIYRTRQLLLTNILEALVVGLVLGTIYLNIGTGKEGIQKRFGLFAFTLTFLLSSTTQTLPIFIDERPILLRETSSGLYRLSSHILATTLAFLPYLLLIAVIYSVSLYFLVGLCPSWQAFAYFVLVIWIIVLMANSFVLFLSSLAPNYIAGTSLVTILLAAFFLFSGYFISKESLPKYWLFMYFFSMYKYALDALLINEYSCLVNKCPVWFXEAPEKSCIVTGGDVLDKKGLHERQRWFNVYVLLGFFVLYRVLCFLVLLKRVSGSKR from the coding sequence ATGGAGTCATATACTTTAGCCACCTCTTCCATTTCCTACGCCAAACCCCTTTCACCCTACTTCCTCACGGCGGAGCAACCTTCTTACATCCTCCGAAACATCAGTCTCACTTCTCATCCTTCCCAAATCCTCGCCATTGTTGGCCCTAGCGGCGCCGGAAAATCAACTCTTCTCGACATCCTGGCCGCAAGAACCTCTCCCACCTCAGGATCAATCCTCCTCAACTCCGTCCCTATTAACCCTTCTTCTTACCGGAAAATATCTTCCTACGTTCCTCAACACGACGCCTTCTTCCCTCTTCTCACCGTCTCCGAGACCTTCACTTTCTCGGCCTCCCTCTTGCTACCAAAAGACCCATTAAAAGTCTCCAATGCCGTTGCTTCTCTCCTCAGAGAACTAAACCTAACACATCTTGCACATACAAGACTTGGTCAAGGCTTGTCCGGTGGTGAACGCAGGAGGGTTTCGATTGGTCTAAGTCTTCTTCACGATCCAGAATTTTTACTCCTCGACGAACCCACCTCGGGTTTAGACAGCAAATCTGCTTCCGATGTCGTTCAAATTCTCAAGTCTATTGCTACGTCGAGACAACGGATCGTGATCTTGTCCATACACCAACCTAGTTTCAAGATCCTGTCTCTCATCGATCGCGTATTACTTCTTTCCAAAGGAACCGTTGTATACCATGGAAGGCTTGACTCACTTGAAGCTTTCTTGCTCTCCAAGGGATTCACGGTTCCTCCTCAGCTGAATTCTCTTGAGTACGCTGTGGAGATACTTCAGAGCCTCCAAGATCCATACGAAAACGCCAGCATTGCTCTCCCAGACCATTTCCCTGAGagtaaaaaacagaacacaaaacatAGCATTGTTCGATATAAAAGCTCGAGACTTACCGAAATAAGCCTTCTTTCTAGAAGGTTTTGGAAGATCATATACCGTACGAGACAGTTGCTTCTAACCAACATCTTAGAAGCTCTTGTAGTCGGTCTTGTCTTAGGCACTATCTACCTTAATATTGGAACCGGCAAAGAAGGAATCCAAAAGCGATTCGGCCTTTTCGCATTCACCCTCACGTTCCTCCTCTCTTCGACTACCCAAACCCTTCCAATATTCATTGATGAGCGACCAATTCTTCTCCGAGAAACCTCGAGCGGACTCTACAGACTCTCCTCTCACATACTTGCAACCACCTTGGCTTTCTTGCCCTACTTGCTCCTCATCGCAGTCATCTACTCTGTCTCACTCTATTTTCTTGTAGGTCTCTGCCCGTCATGGCAAGCTTTCGCCTACTTTGTGCTCGTTATCTGGATCATTGTCCTAATGGCAAACTCTTTTGTGCTTTTCTTGAGCTCCCTTGCGCCTAACTACATTGCTGGAACATCTTTAGTGACCATTCTTCTGGCGGCattcttcttgttctctggTTACTTTATCTCTAAAGAGAGTCTTCCCAAGTATTGGCTCTTCATGTATTTTTTCTCGATGTATAAGTATGCATTGGACGCACTTCTGATAAATGAATACTCGTGTCTGGTCAACAAGTGCCCAGTCTGGTTTTAGGAAGCTCCTGAGAAAAGCTGCATAGTTACTGGCGGTGACGTGTTAGACAAGAAAGGGCTTCATGAGAGACAGAGgtggtttaatgtttatgtattgtTAGGGTTCTTCGTACTCTATCGTGTtctgtgttttcttgttttactcAAAAGGGTTTCTGGTTCCAagagataa
- the LOC104730847 gene encoding 40S ribosomal protein S10-1: MIISENNRREICKYLFKEGVCFAKKDFNLPKHPLIDVPNLQVIKLMQSFKSKEYVRETFAWMHYYWFLTNEGIEFLRTYLNLPSDVVPATLKKSAKPLGRPFGGPPGDRPRGPPRDGDRPKYGDREGYRGGPRGGDIGGEKAGAPAGFQPSFQGGGGRPGFGRGAGGGYSAAAPSGSGLP, encoded by the exons ATG ATTATCTCAGAGAACAACCGCAGAGAGATCTGCAAGTACCTTTTCAAAG AAGGAGTATGCTTTGCGAAGAAGGATTTCAATCTCCCAAAGCATCCGTTGATTGATGTACCCAACTTGCAAGTGATCAAGCTCATGCAGAGTTTCAAATCCAAGGAGTACGTCAGGGAGACATTTGCCTGGATGCATTATTATTGGTTTCTGACCAATGAAGGGATTGAGTTCTTGAGAACTTATCTTAACCTTCCTTCTGATGTTGTTCCTGCTACTTTGAAGAAGTCTGCTAAGCCCCTTGGCCGTCCCTTTGGTGGCCCACCTGGTGATCGCCCAAG AGGACCTCCTCGTGATGGAGACCGTCCCAAATATGGTGACCGTGAGGGATACCGTGGAGGCCCACGAGGTGGTGACATTGGTGGTGAAAAGGCTGGAGCCCCAGCTGGTTTCCAGCCGAGTTTCCAA GGAGGTGGTGGTAGGCCTGGTTTCGGCCGTGGTGCAGGCGGCGGTTACAGTGCAGCAGCACCATCTGGTTCAGGGTTACCTTGA
- the LOC104730857 gene encoding uncharacterized protein LOC104730857 yields the protein MAEVVLHIYDVTNSGSEKTNNTIVQINRFFKDGIGLGGIFHSAIQVYGNDEWSYGYCEQGTGVFRCPSGKNPMYTYREKIVLGKTECTPFMVNQMLRELSREWPGHTYDLLSKNCNHFCDLLCDKLGVPKIPGWVNRFANAGDTALEVAGNTAMRVKQAKTELVSASKVAYRFLSNVTSNITNGSNGSNGSPQRSGTLNNSDNGNFRLQGSWLKGILNTAKPSTSTEIGNKEEDPNHIIANQKKQTRDSDGLLFQ from the exons ATGGCGGAGGTTGTTCTGCACATATACGATGTAACCAACAGTGGATCGGAGAAGACTAACAACACCATTGTTCAGATCAATAGGTTCTTTAAAGACGGGATCGGTCTAGGCGGTATCTTCCACAGCGCTATTCAG GTATATGGTAATGATGAATGGTCTTACGGGTATTGTGAACAAGGAACTGGTGTATTCCGCTGTCCTAGTGGCAAGAATCCAATGTACACGTATCGTGAGAAAATTGTTCTTGGAAAGACAGAATGCACACCCTTCATGGTGAATCAGATGTTGCGTGAACTCAGCAGGGAATGGCCAGGACACACTTATGATTTGCTGTCAAAAAATTGCAATCACTTCTGCGATTTACTCTGTGACAAGCTTGGTGTGCCAAAGATCCCAG GTTGGGTGAATCGTTTTGCCAATGCTGGTGACACAGCCTTGGAAGTGGCAGGAAACACAGCTATGCGG GTAAAGCAAGCCAAAACTGAACTTGTGTCAGCTAGTAAAGTGGCTTATCGCTTCCTTTCAAATGTTACCTCGAACATAACCAATGGTTCAAATGGCTCCAATGGATCTCCACAACGATCGGGAACTCTCAACAATTCAGACAACGGGAACTTTAGACTTCAAGGTAGTTGGTTGAAAGGGATACTTAACACTGCCAAACCCTCCACCAGTACAGAGATAGGGAACAAAGAGGAAGATCCAAACCATATAATCGCGAACCAGAAAAAACAAACCAGGGACTCTGATGGTCTACTATTCCAGTAG
- the LOC104730854 gene encoding deSI-like protein At4g17486 codes for MTEVVLHIYDVTNSGSEKTNNTIVQINRFFKDGIGLGGIFHSALQVYGDDEWSYGYCEQGTGVFSCPSGKNPMYTYREKIVLGKTECTKFIVNQMLRELSREWPGHTYDLLSKNCNHFCDLLCDKLGVPKIPGWVNRFANAGDTALEVAGNTAMRMKQAKTELVSASKVAYRFLSNVTSNVTNGSNGSPQRNGTLNNSDNGNFKLQGSWFKGILNTAKPSTSTEIGNKDEDANHAITNQKKQSRDSDVLLF; via the exons ATGACGGAGGTTGTTCTTCACATCTACGATGTGACCAACAGTGGATCGGAGAAGACTAACAACACCATTGTTCAGATCAATAGGTTCTTTAAAGACGGGATCGGTCTTGGCGGTATATTCCACAGCGCTCTTCAG GTATATGGAGATGATGAGTGGTCTTACGGGTATTGTGAACAAGGAACTGGTGTATTCAGCTGTCCCAGTGGCAAGAATCCAATGTACACTTATCGTGAGAAAATTGTCCTTGGGAAGACAGAATGCACAAAATTCATAGTGAATCAGATGTTGCGTGAGCTCAGCAGGGAATGGCCAGGACACACTTAtgatttgttgtcaaaaaattGCAATCACTTCTGCGATTTACTCTGTGACAAGCTTGGTGTGCCTAAGATCCCAG GTTGGGTGAATCGTTTTGCCAATGCTGGTGACACAGCCTTGGAAGTGGCAGGAAACACGGCAATGCGG ATGAAGCAAGCCAAAACAGAACTTGTGTCAGCTAGTAAAGTGGCTTATCGCTTCCTCTCAAATGTTACCTCGAACGTGACCAATGGGTCCAATGGCTCTCCACAGCGAAACGGAACTCTCAACAATTCAGATAATGGGAACTTCAAATTGCAAGGTAGTTGGTTCAAAGGCATACTTAACACTGCCAAACCCTCAACAAGTACAGAGATAGGGAACAAAGATGAAGATGCAAATCACGCAATCACCAATCAGAAAAAACAAAGCCGCGACTCTGATGTTCTACTGTTTTAG
- the LOC104730848 gene encoding putative rRNA methyltransferase, whose amino-acid sequence MGKVKGKHRLDKYYRLAKERGFRSRASYKLLQIDAKYSFLHSSRGVLDLCAAPGGWMQVAIEKVPVGSLVLGIDLVPIIPVRGCIAIQQDITRTECRSKIKQVMEQHGVRAFDLVLHDGSPNVGGAWAQEAMSQNALVIDSVKLATQFLAKKGNLITKVFRSRDYNSVYYCLKRLFEKVDVFKPPASRSASAETYLVGSNYLAPANIDPRLLDYRHLFKETAEPTTMVVDVLGGSKQKRRRDGYKDGESILRSVASAADFIWSESPLEVLGTVTCISFDDQASLPLKEHDLTTEEVKILCDDLPVLGKNDFKHLLKWRMQIRKALTPEKKEVAKTEPDVGKEDEENDDDKLLNELEELTNTVDRKKKQAKKILAKRRAKDKTRKATNPQMDVLEDGFVDHDLFSLSAIKGKKDLMAVDNDEDDNGNAVDSENEDGGEVASDDSKDSDLDSDEERQKYSEQMEEIFDEAYERYMVKKEGSAKQRKRARQAHAEKLEDGDGDEEMKIDYDSDLNEEKDEANPLMVPLDDGETQTKEEISNQWFSQDIFAEAVEEGDLTKDDGEDETRFEKKSKDLPKADKPKKKASKESVLSDQSLPNSIKKENDFEVVPTAATDSDSDSSSEDDIHTKAEILACAKKMLRKKQREQMLDDAYNKYMFDDEGLPKWFLDDEKQHRQPMKPVTKEEVNAMKAQFKEINARPAKKVVEAKARKKRAAQKRLEKVRKKANTISETPDIADRSKDKMIDKLYKKAAEPRKPRKELVVSKKGVGVKVGKGQKRVDRRMKSDARKRGGGKPGRNGQKGKPGKGKRPAGKPRGKKPG is encoded by the exons ATGGGTAAGGTCAAAGGAAAGCATCGTTTGGATAAGTACTATCGTCTCGCAAAGGAGCGTGGATTCCGTTCTCGAGCTTCTTACAAGCTTCTCCAGATCGATGCAAAGTACTCATTTCTCCACTCTTCCAGAGGCGTTCTCGATCTCTGCGCCGCCCCCGGTGGTTGGATGCAAGTCGCCATCGAGAAAGTTCCCGTCGGCAGCCTTGTTCTCGGAATCGATCTTGTTCCGATCATCCCGGTGCGTGGATGTATTGCTATCCAGCAGGATATCACACGAACTGAGTGTAGATCGAAGATTAAGCAAGTGATGGAACAGCATGGTGTTAGGGCTTTTGATCTTGTTCTTCATGATGGGTCTCCTAATGTTGGTGGTGCTTGGGCTCAAGAAGCTATGAGTCAGAATGCTTTGGTTATTGATTCTGTTAAATTAGCCACTCAGTTCTTAGCTAAAAAAGGGAATTTAATCACTAAG GTTTTCAGGTCTCGAGATTACAACTCTGTTTACTACTGTCTTAAACGg ctATTTGAAAAGGTTGACGTGTTTAAGCCGCCAGCTAGTCGTTCAGCATCTGCAGAAACATATCTTGTGGGTTCGAATTACCTAGCCCCTGCCAATATTGATCCCCGTCTTCTTGATTATAGACATCTCTTTAAGGAGACAGCAGAGCCCACGACAATG GTGGTGGATGTGCTTGGAGGATCAAAACAGAAGAGAAGACGTGATGG GTATAAAGATGGAGAGTCCATTTTGAGAAGTGTTGCATCTGCTGCTGATTTCATTTGGTCCGAAAGTCCTCTTGAGGTTCTTGGCACGGTTACTTGTATATCCTTTGATGATCAAGCCTCTCTACCTTTAAAGGAACATGATTTGACTACAGAGGAG GTTAAAATTCTATGTGACGATCTTCCTGTTTTGGGGAAGAATGACTTCAAGCATCTCTTAAA ATGGCGTATGCAAATCAGGAAAGCTCTGACTCCTGAAAAAAAGGAAGTCGCTAAAACGGAGCCTGATGTGGGAAAGGAAGATGAggaaaatgatgatgataaactACTCAATGAATTGGAAGAGCTGACAAACACAGTTGACCGCAAGAAGAAACAAGCAAAGAAGATTCTTGCCAAACGAAGGGCTAAG GATAAGACGCGGAAGGCGACTAATCCGCAGATGGATGTACTTGAAGATGGTTTTGTCGACCATGACTTGTTCTCTCTTTCTGCTATCAAG GGAAAGAAAGATCTAATGGCAGTTGACAATGACGAAGATGATAATGGCAATGCCGTTGACAGTGAGAACGAAGACGGTGGTGAGGTAGCTTCAGATGACTCCAAAGATAGTGACTTAGATTCCGATGAAGAACGTCAGAA ATATTCTGAACAAATGGAAGAGATTTTTGATGAGGCATATGAGCGGTATATggtgaagaaagaaggaagcGCAAAGCAAAGGAAGCGAGCTAGGCAGGCTCATGCTGAAAAGCTGGAG GACGgtgatggagatgaagaaatgaaaatcGATTACGATTCAGATCTGAATGAAGAAAAGGATGAGGCAAACCCTCTTATGGTACCACTTGATGATGGAGAGACCCAAACAAAGGAGGAAATATCCAACCAGTGGTTCAGTCAGGATATATTTGCAGAAGCCGTGGAAGAAGGAGACTTGACAAAAGATGATGGGGAAGACGAAACACGATTTGAGAAAAAGAGCAAAGATCTGCCTAAAGCTGACAAGCCAAAGAAGAAGGCGTCAAAAGAAAGCGTGTTGTCTGATCAGAGCTTGCCCAATAGCATTAAGAAGGAAAACGATTTTGAGGTAGTCCCTACAGCAGCCACAGATTCAGACTCAGATTCATCCTCTGAAGATGATATTCATACAAAGGCTGAGATACTGGCATGTGCCAAGAAAATGCtaaggaagaagcagagagaacaGATGCTTGATGATGCGTATAACAAATACATGTTTGATGATGAAGGTTTACCCAAATGGTTTTTGGACGACGAGAAGCAGCACAGACAACCGATGAAACCCGTTACGAAAGAAGAAGTTAATGCAATGAAAGCTCAGTTCAAAGAGATTAACGCTCGTCCAGCCAAGAAGGTGGTGGAGGCCAAGGCAAGAAAGAAGCGAGCTGCTCAGAAAAGACTGgagaaagtgaggaagaaggcAAACACGATTTCAGAGACGCCGGATATAGCAGACCGGTCAAAGGACAAGATGATAGACAAGCTGTACAAGAAAGCAGCAGAGCCAAGGAAGCCTAGGAAAGAACTGGTTGTGTCTAAGAAAGGAGTTGGGGTTAAGGTTGGAAAGGGACAGAAGAGAGTGGATAGGAGGATGAAGAGTGATGCTAGGAAGCGTGGGGGAGGCAAACCCGGTAGAAACGGGCAGAAGGGCAAACCGGGTAAAGGAAAAAGACCGGCTGGTAAACCACGTGGGAAGAAACCCGGTTAA